From Anomalospiza imberbis isolate Cuckoo-Finch-1a 21T00152 chromosome 6, ASM3175350v1, whole genome shotgun sequence, one genomic window encodes:
- the DCAF4 gene encoding DDB1- and CUL4-associated factor 4 isoform X1 — protein MFALRVEMRRSYRRGKERRGWSSHKRSHHPHWQRRPSHNNRAQSLEQEEPQTPVNAGPSSNEDPSSSSSMQSSVAPELPGFYYDPEKNRYFRLLPGHNNHNPLTKDSIQHKAMECKRLRLLEEEEKQNQKTTRAGLNSSVLLQKRQLGSLSSTTYCRLVHELKVNCMQRRKIEIHSPDSSVAGTNNFKIIVADVACERIFTVNDVEHGGCKYGIINLSGLGKESLTVEMYDNLYFTNRKVNSVCWASLTHPDSHVLLCLMGIAETPGCASLLPASLFSSTNPGDRPGMLCSFKISTAWSCAWCLNPQADNCFSTGLTRRVLVTNVVTGHRQTFGTSSDVLAQQFATQTPVLYNGCRSGEIFSIDVRQRNRKGQSWKAIRLFHGSAVTSIHLMEAEHYLMAADMAGKIKLWDLRAAKSVKQYKGHHNEYALLPLHVNEEEGLLIAVGQDCYTRIWSLQDTHLLRTIPSPHPSSKDAIPSVVFSSRLGGSRGVPGLLMAVKQDLYHFSYN, from the exons TCTGGAACAAGAAGAGCCACAGACCCCAGTGAATGCAGGTCCCAGCAGCAATGAAGATCCTTCTTCATCCAGTTCAATGCAGAGCTCTGTAGCACCAG AACTGCCAGGATTTTATTACGACCCAGAAAAGAACCGCTATTTTCGCCTACTGCCTGGACATAATAACCACAACCCCCTCACCAAGGACAGCATTCAGCACAAGGCAATGGAGTGCAAAAGACTGAGACTCttagaagaggaagaaaaacagaatcaG AAAACAACAAGGGCTGGACTGAACTCatctgtgctgttacagaaaaGGCAGCTGGGTTCGCTCAGCTCCACAACTTATTGCAG GCTAGTCCATGAACTAAAAGTGAACTGCATGCAGAGGAGGAAGATAGAAATTCACAGTCCAGATTCCTCAGTTGCTGGGACCaacaattttaaaatcattgtG GCAGATGTTGCTTGTGAACGAATATTCACTGTGAACGATGTAGAGCATGGAGGATGTAAATATGGTATCATCAATCTCAGCGGTTTGGGGAAGGAGTCTCTCACTGTGGAGATGTATGACAACCTCTACTTCACAAACCGCAAA GTGAACTCAGTATGCTGGGCATCACTGACTCATCCAGATTCTCATGTTTt GCTGTGTCTCATGGGAATTGCAGAAACACCAGGCTGTGCCAGTCTGCTTCCAGCATCATTGTTCAGCAGCACTAACCCAG GAGATCGACCTGGAATGCTGTGCAGTTTCAAGATATCCACTGCCTGGTCCTGCGCTTGGTGCCTGAACCCCCAAGCAGACAACTGCTTTAGCACAG GCCTGACACGACGAGTTCTTGTGACCAACGTAGTGACAGGGCATCGACAGACATTTGGAACCAGTAGTgatgtgctggcacagcagttTGCCACGCAG ACCCCAGTGCTGTACAATGGCTGCCGTTCGGGTGAGATTTTCAGCATTGATGTGCGCCAACGTAACCGCAAGGGGCAGAGCTGGAAAGCAATTCGTCTCTTCCATGGCTCAGCAGTTACATCTATTCACCTTATGGAGGCTGAACATTATCTGATGGCAGCAGATATGGCTGGAAAG ATAAAACTGTGGGACCTGAGAGCAGCAAAGTCTGTGAAACAATACAAAGGTCACCACAATGAATATGCTCTTCTCCCTTTGCATGTAAATGAGGAGGAAGGACTTCTTATAGCAG TTGGTCAGGATTGCTACACCCGAATCTGGAGTCTCCAAGATACTCATCTGCTTAGAACCATCCCTTCTCCCCACCCATCATCCAAAGATGCCATTCCTAGTGTGGTGTTTTCTTCAAGACTTGGGGGTAGCCGAGGAGTTCCCGGCTTACTCATGGCTGTCAAACAGGATCTCTACCACTTCTCCTATAACTGA
- the DCAF4 gene encoding DDB1- and CUL4-associated factor 4 isoform X2 — MRRSYRRGKERRGWSSHKRSHHPHWQRRPSHNNRAQSLEQEEPQTPVNAGPSSNEDPSSSSSMQSSVAPELPGFYYDPEKNRYFRLLPGHNNHNPLTKDSIQHKAMECKRLRLLEEEEKQNQKTTRAGLNSSVLLQKRQLGSLSSTTYCRLVHELKVNCMQRRKIEIHSPDSSVAGTNNFKIIVADVACERIFTVNDVEHGGCKYGIINLSGLGKESLTVEMYDNLYFTNRKVNSVCWASLTHPDSHVLLCLMGIAETPGCASLLPASLFSSTNPGDRPGMLCSFKISTAWSCAWCLNPQADNCFSTGLTRRVLVTNVVTGHRQTFGTSSDVLAQQFATQTPVLYNGCRSGEIFSIDVRQRNRKGQSWKAIRLFHGSAVTSIHLMEAEHYLMAADMAGKIKLWDLRAAKSVKQYKGHHNEYALLPLHVNEEEGLLIAVGQDCYTRIWSLQDTHLLRTIPSPHPSSKDAIPSVVFSSRLGGSRGVPGLLMAVKQDLYHFSYN, encoded by the exons TCTGGAACAAGAAGAGCCACAGACCCCAGTGAATGCAGGTCCCAGCAGCAATGAAGATCCTTCTTCATCCAGTTCAATGCAGAGCTCTGTAGCACCAG AACTGCCAGGATTTTATTACGACCCAGAAAAGAACCGCTATTTTCGCCTACTGCCTGGACATAATAACCACAACCCCCTCACCAAGGACAGCATTCAGCACAAGGCAATGGAGTGCAAAAGACTGAGACTCttagaagaggaagaaaaacagaatcaG AAAACAACAAGGGCTGGACTGAACTCatctgtgctgttacagaaaaGGCAGCTGGGTTCGCTCAGCTCCACAACTTATTGCAG GCTAGTCCATGAACTAAAAGTGAACTGCATGCAGAGGAGGAAGATAGAAATTCACAGTCCAGATTCCTCAGTTGCTGGGACCaacaattttaaaatcattgtG GCAGATGTTGCTTGTGAACGAATATTCACTGTGAACGATGTAGAGCATGGAGGATGTAAATATGGTATCATCAATCTCAGCGGTTTGGGGAAGGAGTCTCTCACTGTGGAGATGTATGACAACCTCTACTTCACAAACCGCAAA GTGAACTCAGTATGCTGGGCATCACTGACTCATCCAGATTCTCATGTTTt GCTGTGTCTCATGGGAATTGCAGAAACACCAGGCTGTGCCAGTCTGCTTCCAGCATCATTGTTCAGCAGCACTAACCCAG GAGATCGACCTGGAATGCTGTGCAGTTTCAAGATATCCACTGCCTGGTCCTGCGCTTGGTGCCTGAACCCCCAAGCAGACAACTGCTTTAGCACAG GCCTGACACGACGAGTTCTTGTGACCAACGTAGTGACAGGGCATCGACAGACATTTGGAACCAGTAGTgatgtgctggcacagcagttTGCCACGCAG ACCCCAGTGCTGTACAATGGCTGCCGTTCGGGTGAGATTTTCAGCATTGATGTGCGCCAACGTAACCGCAAGGGGCAGAGCTGGAAAGCAATTCGTCTCTTCCATGGCTCAGCAGTTACATCTATTCACCTTATGGAGGCTGAACATTATCTGATGGCAGCAGATATGGCTGGAAAG ATAAAACTGTGGGACCTGAGAGCAGCAAAGTCTGTGAAACAATACAAAGGTCACCACAATGAATATGCTCTTCTCCCTTTGCATGTAAATGAGGAGGAAGGACTTCTTATAGCAG TTGGTCAGGATTGCTACACCCGAATCTGGAGTCTCCAAGATACTCATCTGCTTAGAACCATCCCTTCTCCCCACCCATCATCCAAAGATGCCATTCCTAGTGTGGTGTTTTCTTCAAGACTTGGGGGTAGCCGAGGAGTTCCCGGCTTACTCATGGCTGTCAAACAGGATCTCTACCACTTCTCCTATAACTGA
- the DCAF4 gene encoding DDB1- and CUL4-associated factor 4 isoform X3, translating into MYDNLYFTNRKVNSVCWASLTHPDSHVLLCLMGIAETPGCASLLPASLFSSTNPGDRPGMLCSFKISTAWSCAWCLNPQADNCFSTGLTRRVLVTNVVTGHRQTFGTSSDVLAQQFATQTPVLYNGCRSGEIFSIDVRQRNRKGQSWKAIRLFHGSAVTSIHLMEAEHYLMAADMAGKIKLWDLRAAKSVKQYKGHHNEYALLPLHVNEEEGLLIAVGQDCYTRIWSLQDTHLLRTIPSPHPSSKDAIPSVVFSSRLGGSRGVPGLLMAVKQDLYHFSYN; encoded by the exons ATGTATGACAACCTCTACTTCACAAACCGCAAA GTGAACTCAGTATGCTGGGCATCACTGACTCATCCAGATTCTCATGTTTt GCTGTGTCTCATGGGAATTGCAGAAACACCAGGCTGTGCCAGTCTGCTTCCAGCATCATTGTTCAGCAGCACTAACCCAG GAGATCGACCTGGAATGCTGTGCAGTTTCAAGATATCCACTGCCTGGTCCTGCGCTTGGTGCCTGAACCCCCAAGCAGACAACTGCTTTAGCACAG GCCTGACACGACGAGTTCTTGTGACCAACGTAGTGACAGGGCATCGACAGACATTTGGAACCAGTAGTgatgtgctggcacagcagttTGCCACGCAG ACCCCAGTGCTGTACAATGGCTGCCGTTCGGGTGAGATTTTCAGCATTGATGTGCGCCAACGTAACCGCAAGGGGCAGAGCTGGAAAGCAATTCGTCTCTTCCATGGCTCAGCAGTTACATCTATTCACCTTATGGAGGCTGAACATTATCTGATGGCAGCAGATATGGCTGGAAAG ATAAAACTGTGGGACCTGAGAGCAGCAAAGTCTGTGAAACAATACAAAGGTCACCACAATGAATATGCTCTTCTCCCTTTGCATGTAAATGAGGAGGAAGGACTTCTTATAGCAG TTGGTCAGGATTGCTACACCCGAATCTGGAGTCTCCAAGATACTCATCTGCTTAGAACCATCCCTTCTCCCCACCCATCATCCAAAGATGCCATTCCTAGTGTGGTGTTTTCTTCAAGACTTGGGGGTAGCCGAGGAGTTCCCGGCTTACTCATGGCTGTCAAACAGGATCTCTACCACTTCTCCTATAACTGA